In a single window of the Allobranchiibius huperziae genome:
- a CDS encoding nuclear transport factor 2 family protein, with translation MARVAVIGASGQVGEAVVAALHAKGHEAVEVSRARGVDVMSGEGLDDALAGAVAVIDVLNTNETDADAAVAFFTGTSKNLLAAEERAGVRHHVLLSIVNIEAVPDNGHYLGKVAQEKQVQSGPIPWTIQRATQFHTFAATAVSWATADGVATVAPLLVQPVDVADVAEVLVELALGDPQGRTADLAGPDTQDLVDMARRTFAAHGDSTQVHASWRDNPFGTSMAGEVLLPSGAARITSTTFEEWLASRTGPRALANTYYAAWTAHDFDRLRRVLADDATFRGPLGTADSGDECLQGLEGMSRMMTGIQIVRMLVDGPDVITWYDLLTRDAPPTPTVNWMHVEDGRIAKIRVAFDPRPILGGTSSDS, from the coding sequence ATGGCGAGAGTTGCAGTGATCGGTGCCTCGGGGCAGGTGGGCGAGGCGGTCGTCGCCGCGCTCCATGCGAAGGGACACGAAGCGGTCGAGGTGTCGCGCGCCCGCGGCGTCGACGTCATGAGCGGTGAGGGACTCGACGACGCCCTTGCCGGAGCCGTCGCGGTGATCGACGTGCTCAACACGAACGAGACGGACGCTGACGCGGCGGTGGCGTTCTTCACCGGCACCAGCAAGAACCTGCTGGCCGCTGAGGAGCGCGCGGGAGTGCGGCACCACGTGCTGCTGTCGATCGTGAACATCGAGGCCGTGCCCGACAACGGGCACTACCTGGGGAAGGTCGCTCAGGAGAAGCAGGTGCAGTCCGGCCCGATCCCGTGGACGATCCAGCGCGCCACCCAGTTCCACACCTTCGCCGCGACAGCGGTGAGCTGGGCCACCGCTGACGGCGTCGCCACCGTCGCGCCACTCCTCGTGCAGCCGGTCGATGTCGCCGACGTCGCGGAGGTGCTCGTCGAGCTCGCGCTCGGCGACCCGCAGGGCCGTACAGCGGATCTCGCCGGGCCCGACACGCAGGACCTCGTGGACATGGCACGACGCACCTTCGCCGCGCACGGTGATTCCACCCAGGTGCACGCCAGTTGGCGTGACAACCCGTTCGGCACCTCGATGGCCGGGGAGGTCCTGCTACCGAGCGGCGCTGCCCGCATCACGTCGACCACGTTCGAGGAGTGGCTCGCCTCCCGGACGGGCCCGCGGGCCCTGGCGAACACCTACTACGCCGCGTGGACGGCGCACGACTTCGACCGCCTCCGAAGGGTCTTGGCCGACGACGCCACGTTCCGCGGACCCCTCGGCACCGCCGACTCCGGCGACGAGTGCCTGCAGGGTCTGGAGGGCATGAGCCGGATGATGACCGGCATACAGATCGTCCGGATGCTCGTCGACGGTCCCGACGTCATCACCTGGTACGACCTGCTCACCAGAGACGCGCCGCCCACGCCGACGGTCAACTGGATGCACGTCGAAGACGGCCGCATCGCGAAGATCCGGGTCGCGTTCGACCCGCGCCCGATCCTCGGAGGGACGTCCAGCGACAGCTGA
- the ffh gene encoding signal recognition particle protein, with protein MFNTLSDRLTATFKNIKGKGRLSESDINATIRDIRMALLDADVATTVVRHFTSRVRERALGAEVSKALNPGQQVVKIVNEELVQILGGQTRPLTLAKRPPTVIMLAGLQGSGKTTFAGKLARRLRDEGHFPVLVAADLQRPNAVTQLEVVAERAGVPCFAPERGNEGGAAQGAEGTTSYGDPVWVAQAGVGQARVRQYDVVIVDTAGRLAVDEALMKQAADIREAIQPDEVLFVIDAMIGQAAIETALAFQQGVDFTGVVLSKLDGDARGGAALSVASVTGRPIMYSSTGEGVKDIEVFHPDRMASRILDMGDVLTLIEQAERAFDQRQSAEMARKFMDEEDFTFEDFLEQMNAIKKMGNIKALMGMMPGMSGMRDQLNSLDEREFVRVEAMVQSMTKFERTHPKAINGSRRARIAGGSGTTVSEVNQLLERFTQAQKMMRQMRRGGGMPGMPGMGGMPGGGGAKRGKQQVKKKGKSGNPAKRAQQEQAALAKASDARERSFGNAFGAGAEEPTEDVKLPKGFEKFLGQKD; from the coding sequence GTGTTCAACACTCTCTCGGACCGGTTGACGGCCACCTTCAAGAACATCAAGGGCAAGGGGCGGCTCAGCGAATCCGACATCAACGCCACCATCCGGGACATCCGGATGGCGCTGCTCGATGCGGACGTCGCGACGACGGTGGTGCGCCATTTCACCTCGCGGGTGCGCGAGCGTGCCCTGGGCGCCGAGGTCAGCAAGGCGCTGAACCCGGGCCAGCAGGTCGTCAAGATCGTCAACGAGGAGCTGGTGCAGATCCTCGGCGGCCAGACCCGGCCGCTGACGCTCGCCAAGCGACCGCCGACCGTGATCATGCTCGCCGGTCTGCAGGGCTCGGGTAAGACGACGTTCGCGGGCAAGCTCGCCCGCCGGCTGCGCGACGAGGGCCACTTCCCGGTGCTGGTCGCCGCCGACCTGCAGCGCCCCAACGCCGTCACCCAGCTCGAGGTCGTCGCAGAGCGCGCCGGGGTGCCGTGCTTCGCGCCCGAGCGCGGCAACGAGGGCGGCGCCGCCCAAGGCGCGGAGGGCACGACGTCGTACGGCGATCCGGTGTGGGTCGCGCAGGCCGGTGTCGGTCAGGCGCGGGTGCGCCAGTACGACGTGGTCATCGTCGACACCGCCGGCCGCCTCGCGGTGGACGAGGCGCTGATGAAGCAGGCGGCCGACATCCGCGAGGCCATCCAGCCCGACGAGGTCCTCTTCGTCATCGACGCGATGATCGGTCAGGCCGCGATCGAGACGGCCCTGGCGTTCCAGCAGGGCGTCGACTTCACCGGTGTCGTCCTGTCCAAGCTCGACGGCGACGCCCGCGGTGGTGCGGCGCTGTCGGTCGCCTCGGTCACCGGTCGCCCGATCATGTACTCCTCCACGGGCGAGGGCGTGAAGGACATCGAGGTCTTCCACCCCGATCGGATGGCCTCGCGCATCCTGGACATGGGCGACGTCCTCACCCTCATCGAGCAGGCCGAGCGCGCGTTCGACCAGCGCCAGTCCGCCGAGATGGCGCGCAAGTTCATGGACGAGGAGGACTTCACCTTCGAAGACTTCCTGGAGCAGATGAACGCCATCAAGAAGATGGGCAACATCAAGGCGCTCATGGGGATGATGCCCGGCATGTCGGGCATGCGCGACCAGCTGAACAGCCTCGACGAGCGGGAGTTCGTCCGCGTCGAGGCCATGGTGCAGTCGATGACCAAGTTCGAGCGCACCCACCCCAAGGCCATCAACGGCTCACGCCGCGCCCGCATCGCGGGCGGCTCGGGCACGACGGTGTCCGAGGTCAACCAGCTGCTGGAGCGCTTCACCCAGGCGCAGAAGATGATGCGCCAGATGCGCCGCGGCGGGGGTATGCCCGGGATGCCGGGAATGGGTGGCATGCCGGGCGGCGGCGGTGCCAAGCGCGGCAAGCAGCAGGTCAAGAAGAAGGGCAAGAGCGGCAACCCGGCCAAGCGCGCGCAGCAGGAGCAGGCCGCGCTGGCCAAGGCATCCGACGCCCGCGAGCGGTCCTTCGGCAACGCGTTCGGCGCGGGCGCCGAGGAGCCGACCGAGGACGTGAAGCTGCCCAAAGGCTTCGAGAAGTTCCTCGGCCAGAAGGACTGA
- a CDS encoding adenylyl cyclase, whose product MTSSAFGRTSTAARRRNLRHSLTRAAAIAASAAVATAGAVGTAAAAPGRTGPARPAISASVLGPNVVVFDPSMSTAEIQAKVDAIANQQITNQFGPQRYALLFKPGTYGSVADPLRFQVGFYTEVAGLGQNPDDVTINGSVDVYNQSDGTALDNFWRSLSNLHIAVTGPGGNGNSGCYANTEFWAVSQAAPMRRMDVTGNTTFMDYCTGPSYASGGFVADTSFGGATPINGSQQQFYVRNSTMGGWSNGVWNQVFSGDVGAPAQSFGTTNADGSAAAPYTTLDTTPVSREKPYLYVDAHGAYRVFVPAAQKNSKGTTWQGGQTRGRSLPLSSFYVAKPGDSIAKINSALAQGRNLLLTPGVYATNRSIDVKRADTVVLGLGLATIEPDAGNIAMTTADVPGIDVAGIIFDAGAKKSPALLRVGSDHAGRGHGNPHRSSAADPTALQDVFFRIGGAHVGRVDDGLVVNSDHTILDDIWSWRADHGQNAGDVGWTVNTADNGVVVNGDDVTATGLFAEHYQKYNVLWNGERGETIFFQNELPYDAPDQAAWSQHGEPGYPGYKVANSVRTHAAYGLGSYIYTNVNPSLHAANGFEVPNTPGVAMHDMVTISLNKAGTIDHVIDGVGAPVTPTFQGPSDVTFYSNGATS is encoded by the coding sequence GTGACTTCCAGTGCCTTCGGTCGTACGTCGACCGCTGCCCGCCGTCGGAACCTGCGACACTCCCTGACCCGTGCCGCTGCCATCGCTGCCTCGGCGGCGGTGGCGACCGCCGGCGCGGTCGGTACCGCGGCCGCCGCGCCCGGTCGCACCGGCCCGGCCAGACCCGCCATCAGCGCGAGCGTCCTCGGCCCGAACGTCGTCGTCTTCGACCCGAGCATGTCGACCGCCGAGATTCAGGCGAAGGTCGACGCGATCGCCAACCAGCAGATCACCAACCAGTTCGGCCCTCAGCGGTACGCGCTGCTCTTCAAGCCGGGCACCTACGGCAGCGTCGCCGACCCCCTGAGGTTCCAGGTCGGCTTCTACACCGAGGTCGCGGGCCTCGGCCAGAACCCCGACGACGTCACGATCAACGGGTCGGTCGACGTCTACAACCAGAGCGACGGCACCGCGCTGGACAACTTCTGGCGCTCGCTGTCCAACCTGCACATCGCCGTCACGGGGCCGGGCGGCAACGGGAACAGCGGCTGCTACGCCAACACCGAGTTCTGGGCCGTCTCGCAGGCGGCGCCGATGCGCCGGATGGACGTCACCGGGAACACGACGTTCATGGACTACTGCACCGGGCCGTCCTACGCCAGCGGTGGTTTCGTGGCCGACACGTCCTTCGGAGGCGCCACGCCGATCAACGGCAGCCAGCAGCAGTTCTACGTGCGCAACAGCACGATGGGCGGCTGGAGCAACGGCGTCTGGAACCAGGTCTTCTCCGGCGACGTCGGTGCCCCGGCCCAGAGCTTCGGCACGACGAACGCCGACGGCTCGGCAGCGGCGCCGTACACGACCCTCGACACGACCCCGGTCTCCCGCGAGAAGCCGTACCTGTATGTCGACGCTCACGGCGCGTACCGCGTGTTCGTCCCCGCAGCGCAGAAGAACTCCAAGGGCACCACGTGGCAGGGCGGTCAGACCCGTGGCCGCTCCCTGCCGCTCAGCAGCTTCTACGTCGCGAAGCCCGGCGACTCGATCGCGAAGATCAACTCGGCACTGGCGCAGGGCAGGAACCTGCTCCTCACCCCGGGGGTCTACGCGACGAACCGGTCGATCGACGTCAAGCGTGCCGACACCGTGGTGCTCGGCCTGGGACTGGCCACCATCGAGCCGGACGCGGGCAACATCGCGATGACCACGGCCGACGTCCCGGGCATCGACGTCGCAGGCATCATCTTCGACGCCGGGGCGAAGAAGTCCCCGGCCCTGCTGCGGGTGGGCAGCGACCACGCGGGTCGGGGCCACGGCAACCCGCACCGCTCCAGCGCGGCCGACCCGACGGCCCTGCAGGACGTCTTCTTCAGGATCGGCGGCGCCCATGTCGGGCGGGTGGACGACGGGCTGGTCGTCAACAGCGACCACACGATCCTCGACGACATCTGGTCCTGGCGCGCCGACCACGGGCAGAACGCCGGCGACGTGGGCTGGACGGTGAACACCGCCGACAACGGGGTGGTCGTGAACGGCGACGACGTCACGGCCACCGGGCTCTTCGCCGAGCACTACCAGAAGTACAACGTCCTCTGGAACGGCGAACGCGGCGAGACCATCTTCTTCCAGAACGAGTTGCCCTACGACGCACCGGACCAGGCCGCCTGGAGCCAGCACGGCGAGCCCGGTTACCCCGGCTACAAGGTGGCGAACTCGGTGCGGACCCACGCCGCCTACGGTCTGGGCAGCTACATCTACACCAACGTGAACCCGTCGCTGCACGCCGCGAACGGCTTCGAGGTGCCGAACACGCCCGGCGTGGCGATGCACGACATGGTCACCATCTCGCTCAACAAGGCCGGGACGATCGACCACGTGATCGATGGTGTCGGTGCACCTGTCACGCCGACCTTCCAGGGACCGAGCGACGTCACCTTCTACTCCAACGGCGCGACGTCCTGA